From Eptesicus fuscus isolate TK198812 chromosome 13, DD_ASM_mEF_20220401, whole genome shotgun sequence, the proteins below share one genomic window:
- the SVIP gene encoding small VCP/p97-interacting protein — MGLCLPCLGESEPPSPDPEEKRAKLAEAAERRQKEAASRGILDAQSVEQKRKRKEKMEKQITTSGPPPEGGLRWTVS; from the exons ATGGGGCTGTGCCTGCCCTGCCTCGGGGAGTCCGAGCCTCCCTCGCCGGACCCT gaagagaaaagagcaaaGCTTGCAGAGGCtgcagaaagaagacagaaggag GCTGCATCTCGGGGCATTTTGGATGCTCAGTCTGTggaacagaagagaaagagaaaggaaaaaatggaaaaacaaatcacTACATCTGGGCCCCCACCAGAAGGTGGACTTAGA tggACAGTTTCATAA